One stretch of Nitrosococcus watsonii C-113 DNA includes these proteins:
- a CDS encoding cache domain-containing protein: MLAIVPLITAASIIAYTVRHQAIVLEQQQQEIIKETYLASKDSELKNYIALARRSIAHLYDSGRTDAAAMEEAKTILAKLDYGEDGYFFIYDYEGNSLVHARQWNLVGTNQWEIRDTNGKLVIQDLINRARHGGGFEDYVWKKPSSHNVEPKRAYVIALPKWGWMLGTGVYLDDIDRALEKVNSQVRDNINDTTFWIVFIAFLVIILIILLSLAINIRADTQLKLLAQRIVNAQEEERARIARDLHDGVMNMLAGIKFMIEAILIRLSNNDQSTSIHMTLEDLPTKLKDTLAELRRIVRDLHPIALDLGLKVAIEQLSLNMEDADIAAEFSTHGEVDQVSTEAKIALYRVAQEALNNVKQCAHSEHVSVKLEGDSKRVKLTIEDDGVGFNVNRIKRDPDRGFGIRNMQERVEAIGGKLIITSSSQGTTVTATIPCH; encoded by the coding sequence TTGCTTGCAATCGTGCCGCTCATAACCGCGGCTTCCATCATTGCATATACGGTACGCCATCAAGCCATTGTGCTTGAGCAACAACAGCAAGAAATTATTAAAGAAACCTACCTTGCTAGCAAAGACTCAGAGTTAAAAAACTACATCGCGCTGGCAAGGCGTTCAATTGCCCATCTTTATGATTCAGGGCGAACAGATGCCGCTGCAATGGAGGAGGCTAAAACTATTTTAGCCAAGCTGGATTATGGTGAGGATGGCTATTTCTTTATCTATGACTATGAAGGCAATAGCCTTGTCCATGCGCGCCAGTGGAATCTGGTTGGAACCAATCAATGGGAAATAAGGGATACTAATGGCAAGTTAGTCATCCAGGATCTCATTAACCGTGCGCGACACGGAGGCGGGTTCGAAGACTATGTCTGGAAGAAGCCTTCCAGCCATAACGTTGAACCTAAAAGAGCCTATGTCATAGCGCTGCCCAAATGGGGATGGATGCTGGGCACGGGTGTTTACCTTGATGATATTGATCGGGCGTTGGAAAAAGTTAACTCCCAGGTTCGGGATAACATTAACGATACAACATTCTGGATAGTTTTTATCGCCTTCTTGGTAATCATCCTGATAATACTTTTAAGTCTAGCGATCAATATTAGAGCGGATACCCAACTCAAACTATTAGCCCAGCGGATCGTAAATGCCCAGGAAGAAGAACGCGCCAGGATAGCCAGAGACCTGCACGATGGCGTGATGAATATGCTAGCAGGTATAAAGTTCATGATTGAGGCCATCCTCATTAGATTATCAAATAATGATCAATCTACCTCCATCCACATGACGCTAGAAGATCTCCCCACAAAACTGAAAGATACCCTAGCCGAACTTCGCCGGATTGTGCGCGACCTGCACCCCATCGCTCTTGATCTTGGCCTAAAAGTAGCTATAGAGCAGCTTTCGCTTAACATGGAGGATGCTGACATAGCAGCCGAGTTCAGTACCCATGGCGAGGTGGATCAGGTATCCACCGAGGCTAAGATCGCCTTGTATCGAGTCGCGCAAGAAGCATTAAATAATGTTAAGCAATGTGCTCATTCAGAGCATGTATCCGTAAAACTGGAAGGTGATTCCAAACGCGTTAAGCTTACCATCGAAGATGATGGCGTCGGCTTCAATGTGAATCGCATCAAGCGCGATCCAGACCGCGGCTTTGGTATACGCAATATGCAAGAGCGAGTGGAAGCAATCGGTGGAAAATTAATTATCACTTCCTCCTCCCAGGGCACTACGGTAACCGCTACTATTCCCTGTCATTAA